Genomic segment of Eupeodes corollae chromosome 2, idEupCoro1.1, whole genome shotgun sequence:
TCTTGTCTTGTCCACAGTAAACTGGATAGCATGAGCAGCTGGTTTTGTACGCAGGTAATACATGCCGGTCTTGAGACCAGCCTTCCAACCGAAGAAATGAATCGAAGTCAATTTTCCGTAGTTTGGCTCAGCCACATGAATATTGAACGACTGACTCTGATCGATGAAGGCTCCACGATCGGCAGCCATTTTAATCGATGAACGAACTGAAATCTCCCAAACTGTCTTGTACAGCTCACGAAGCTCAGCTGGAATCCGCTCGATGTGCTGAATCGATCCACGACTAGCAATGATTTCGTTCTTCATGTCGTCATCCCATAAGTCCAGCTCGGTTAGGTCCTTCAATAAATGCTGATTGACAATCTGGAACTCGCCAGACAAAACTCTGCGGTTGTAAATATTCGAGGTGTATGGTTCGAAGGATTCATTATTGCCAAGAATCTGGGCAGTAGACGCAGTTGGCATTGGAGCTACCAGAAGGGAATTACGAACTCCATGCTTGGCAATTTTCTCCTTGAGAGCAGCCCAGTCCCAGAGGTCGGTTGGAGTCTTATCCCACATGTCGTATTGCAAAATTCCCTTACTAACTGGACTTCCCTCATATGTCTCATATGGACCTTCTTTTGCGGCGAGCTCACAACTTGCTTCCAGAGCTCCGTAGTAGATTGTTTCAAAGATCTGCTGATTGAGCAACTGTGCACCTTCACTCTCGAACGGAAGTCGCATGATGATCAAGGCATCAGCCAAACCCTGAACCCCGATTCCAATTGGACGATGACGCATATTCGACTTCTTTGCCTCCGGCACTGGATAGTAGTTGACATCAAtgattttgtttagattctttGTAACCGTCTTTGTGACTTCTTTTAGTTTCTTGAAGTCGTACTTCTTTTGTGGAGTCACAAAGGCGTTCAGAGCAATTGAAGCCAAATTACAGACTGCAATCTCATCCGGAGCCGAATACTCAACAATTTCTGTGCAAAGATTACTGCATTTGATGGTTCCGATGTTCTGTTGGTTGGATTTGCGGTTGCAGGCGTCCTTGTAGAGCATGTATGGGGTGCCTGTCTCGACTTGAGATTCGATAATAGCAAACCATAAGGTTTGAGCCTTGATGGTTCGGTTTGCACGCCCCTCCTTTTCGTAGCGGGTGTAGAGTTCCTCGAATTTCTCACCCCAAACGTCGTGCAACCCCGGGCATTTGTGTGGACACATGAGTGACCACTCCTCGTCGGCTTCGACACGTTTCATGAAGAGATCTGGGATCCACAGAGCGTAGAATAGGTCACGAGCACGAGTCTCTTCCTTACCGGTGTTCTTCTTCAAgtccaaaaactcaaaaatgtcCGAATGCCAGGGTTCGAGGTAGATAGCGAATGCTCCTGGGCGCTTGCCACCACCTTGATCAACATACCGAGCAACGTTGTTGAACACCCTCAACATGGGCACAAGACCATTTGATGTTCCATTTGTGCCAGCGATTCCAGTGCCCTTGGCTCGGATGCAATGGACATTGATGCCAATGCCTCCTGCGGATTTGGAAATCATGGCACACTGTTCGACTGATTTGAAGATACCTTCGATCGAGTCGGACACCATGCTCAACAGGAAGCACGAAGACAATTGAGGCCGCCTCGTGGCAGCTGCGAACAAAGTTGGCGAGGCGTGAGTGAAGTATCGCTCGGAGAGCAGATTGTACGTCTCGATGGCAGAATCAATGTCCTCTCCGTGAATTCCAACTGCGACTCGCATCAACATGTGCTGCGGACGCTCGGCAATCTTGTTATTGATCTTCAACAAATACGACCGCTCCAGCGTTTTGAACCCAAAATAGTTGTAGCCGAAATCACGGTCGTAAATTATTGCCGAATTCAGCCTGGCCGCATTGTCCATCACAACTTTGTAATGGAAATCTGAAATAATTGGCGACTTCTTACCGGTTCCAGTATCGACCATATTGTACAAGTCACTTATAACCTCTGAGAATGCCTTCTTTGTTTCTTTGTGCAAATTCGAGACCACAATGCGTGCGGCTAGAATTGCGTAGTCAGCATGACCAGTGGTGAGACTAGCTGCCGTCTCTGCAGCAAGGTTGTCCAATTCTTGAGTAGTCACTCCAGAATAGAGCCCATTTATTACTTTGAAAGTGATTGCTACGGGATCAACGAAATCCATGTTCAAGCCATAGCAAAGCTTTTGTATGCGAGATGTAATCTTATCAAAGTGGATTTCTTCTTTGCGTCCATCTCGTTTAAATACGTACATCTTTTCGGGCTTCATTTTCAATCGCTTCGATAATcggaatttttaatttctttctaaTAAAAACGCTAACaactcttttataaaatatatataaaaaaaaaacagataactGGAAAGAAACGAAAGAAAAACCTCAACTTTGGCGGGATTTCAAATAAgttgttcgtttttaaaatgacattGAGTGAGTGATGCCAAAAtgatctttttatttgaaaattgatcaCGAAGTGTTCAGAAATTATGGGAACTTAACGGAGCTCTGGAGGTCACAAGGTGAAGTATTGAGAAACAGATGTTGCAAAACCCCATAAAACAGCAGAAGGCTTCAAAAACACAAACTGAAAAGATCGGAATGTTTATATCGTTTCCTTGTTGCTTAACGAGACGAATGAAGAAAggggattttttaaattattccatTTTGAAGttggtttattgtttattttttcttgaacatCTCCagaatattatattttcaatattgtctttactttattatttttatatttcgtcTAGTAAATCAATGttggttttatttacttttctattattttataaacataattaaTTGCTTAATTTACTTTATACAATATGAAATaggattataaaaaaaggttttttaaaaagcgggatttataaaaaacggggTTTAAGGAATGtgattatacatatttatatatcaGGATATCGAATACCACTCATATTTAAGACAG
This window contains:
- the LOC129946423 gene encoding ribonucleoside-diphosphate reductase large subunit; amino-acid sequence: MKPEKMYVFKRDGRKEEIHFDKITSRIQKLCYGLNMDFVDPVAITFKVINGLYSGVTTQELDNLAAETAASLTTGHADYAILAARIVVSNLHKETKKAFSEVISDLYNMVDTGTGKKSPIISDFHYKVVMDNAARLNSAIIYDRDFGYNYFGFKTLERSYLLKINNKIAERPQHMLMRVAVGIHGEDIDSAIETYNLLSERYFTHASPTLFAAATRRPQLSSCFLLSMVSDSIEGIFKSVEQCAMISKSAGGIGINVHCIRAKGTGIAGTNGTSNGLVPMLRVFNNVARYVDQGGGKRPGAFAIYLEPWHSDIFEFLDLKKNTGKEETRARDLFYALWIPDLFMKRVEADEEWSLMCPHKCPGLHDVWGEKFEELYTRYEKEGRANRTIKAQTLWFAIIESQVETGTPYMLYKDACNRKSNQQNIGTIKCSNLCTEIVEYSAPDEIAVCNLASIALNAFVTPQKKYDFKKLKEVTKTVTKNLNKIIDVNYYPVPEAKKSNMRHRPIGIGVQGLADALIIMRLPFESEGAQLLNQQIFETIYYGALEASCELAAKEGPYETYEGSPVSKGILQYDMWDKTPTDLWDWAALKEKIAKHGVRNSLLVAPMPTASTAQILGNNESFEPYTSNIYNRRVLSGEFQIVNQHLLKDLTELDLWDDDMKNEIIASRGSIQHIERIPAELRELYKTVWEISVRSSIKMAADRGAFIDQSQSFNIHVAEPNYGKLTSIHFFGWKAGLKTGMYYLRTKPAAHAIQFTVDKTRLAGAVTQNGSVGGGSPKLTPVKEQNGHSVPSTPEAAERERRIAEMVCSLENKDACMSCGS